A segment of the Candidatus Zixiibacteriota bacterium genome:
ACACCACAAAATTCTGATCGCAACCACTTCAATTTTCTATCAATCCTCCGAAATACACATTATAGAGAGCCGATCATGCTGTCAGTATAAGTCTCAACACCTTTTCGCACATCGACATCCAATCTGACGGCTGAGAAAGACGCTATCAATAATCTGTATTTTCTAATAACGGAGGAATTATGCTCGCGAGAAATCTCAAAGGTAGGCAAGGTTTCACTCTTATCGAACTGGTCGTAATTATCGTAGTGCTTGGCATCTTGGCGGCGATTGCGATTCCGAAACTGTTCAGCGTGACCGAAGAAGCCGAGAAAGCGACGGTGGCCACAATGGTCGCAAATCTCGAGTCTTCATTGTCGATTTACACTGCCAAGCAATTCGTCAACGGCTCGCCGATTGCAACTCACAATCCATTTGATGATCTTTCAAACGTACCGAGCAATTACAAAGGACCGAACGATCCGGTGACCACTGCAAACACTCCGGATGGAAACTGGTCATGGAGACCGACCGGCAACTGGATCATGTACAATCCGAGAACGAATGTCTCGGGCGGGTGGCTCAACGGCGGCGAAAGATTCATTATCTACCAGGTGCAGGCAGTAGTAGAGGGTACCGACACAGTTGGTCTTCGCCTAACGACGACGCCGGCATACGCGTATACCTGGTAG
Coding sequences within it:
- a CDS encoding prepilin-type N-terminal cleavage/methylation domain-containing protein translates to MLARNLKGRQGFTLIELVVIIVVLGILAAIAIPKLFSVTEEAEKATVATMVANLESSLSIYTAKQFVNGSPIATHNPFDDLSNVPSNYKGPNDPVTTANTPDGNWSWRPTGNWIMYNPRTNVSGGWLNGGERFIIYQVQAVVEGTDTVGLRLTTTPAYAYTW